Within Apostichopus japonicus isolate 1M-3 chromosome 23, ASM3797524v1, whole genome shotgun sequence, the genomic segment TCTGGCGAGTTCGTCGTGTACACAAGATCATCGACCATCGGTGCTTTTATCGTGGAATCTTCCGGCAGTATCTCCTCGCCGTTGTTACCGCCAGTAACTTTAGCGGCACCGTtgaatttttccttcaaaagGTTTCCAACTCTTCGAAAGGATGGCATTTTCTTCCAGCAAGTTTGTAAAGTACAGGATCCAGATAGACCGTGGCATTTGCATTCACGAAACATGTTTAGGCGTATGagctgttaaaaaaaataataataataataataataatattaataataataataataataaaaataatactaaAATTGAGCAAAATAAAAGGAGgaataataaattaaagaaTCAATGGAACATCCAGCAGTGAAATAAATAATACAGGTTATTTTACATACATGATATCCACTGGAAtacatacaaaagaaaaaatgtatgtTTAGGCTAGTATACCTTATATACGAAAGAATATTGATATTATAGCCTACCGTTCAAAGAACATATAGCCTACATCTCGCATCAGCAAGCTTTCTACCGCATTAAAGTAAACGACATACCACGGGATGACGTGTGACGTACCATCTCATACGTCATCCCTACGATACGCTAGAATTTAAAATAATGGTTAGCCAATGTCAATTTTCAAGGAACGTTTTTCGTTACCTCTCTGAAGACATCTTCCATTTCTGCGACATTGAATTGTCTAAGTTAACACTCACTGATGTATGGAAATCATTTTCAGGTTTAAGAGATGTTAATGTATCCTATTTTATGACGGTAATACTGATAGCGTTTAATATAATGTCCATATGTTAATTAACGTTGGCTCATAACCATATATACCATGTCTCACGTTACAAAGTGGGATTAATACAAAACTGTCGAATCTGCGTCAAGACAAAATTCGCGGATTTGTAATCATTTCCAAGAACATATCAActtgtttactctttgtcttaAACATATGGGAGTTCGGTGTTTGAACGGCGAGGGATGTACAACATGgttatcgatatatatatatatatatatatatatatatatatatatatatatatatatatatatatatatatatatatatatatatatatatcgatatgtATATCGGTGTATATATCGATTAATAAAGGACTATATAATGCTGAATATATTGGTACTGAATAATACAGAGATAACGTATTAATTAAAATGGACttttaatttccattttcaactttgtttaTAGTTACCCACCcagttttccgttgttcattaactaatattaattaattaaactcCTATCATATTTGTCTTAGTTCTGTGGTAAGTGGGTAATAATGACTGCAAAGTTTAGCGATTAATGCTTTCACAGATCATTCAGATcactatagtgtacagtgcTTAACGTCCGTACACATATACATGATCTCATGCTGCATGCAGGGTTTCTCTATCTGGTACGGTGTCGATGGATAATATATAGTGTTAGCTGTAAGTTATTCCTATATACAATGATTGTCCTGATAATATATCTCCTCGGAAGACAAAAAAGAGCGATAAAACTTGTTGGGGAGTCTTAAAGGTGTTGCCTTGACGAAGATATATGAGCGGCGACGGGGCCGAGACACCTCAATAGAACAATCAGAAGTGTGGCCGCGCGCGTCCTAACACTTCTCCGACAGAATCGGGCGGACTAAATTTACGAGTATCTCTGTCGACGCGACTCAAACATTCTCAAAATTATTGCCGCCTTCTTTTTCGTCTTGATATTTCATTTTCCGCACACCAAAGCTTGAGATTGAATATTAAGTGTCTGCATGTGGAAGAGAGAGTGAAGTTTGTTTTGATTGCTAGCTTCAAATTTATAGCTCTATTTAGAATAATACGGGTAAACTACAAGAGGTTCATGAGCCGTTTATTAAACTTGAAGTACACTTACGATATTGTATATACGGTTGTAATGCTTGGGCTGACTCAAGAACGGAGTATAACTTCATTCCATGTAAGCACGTAGCTGgctataggcctacacaaatGGCAGTTTATACTGCCTAACAATTCATATATAGCAGTATGACCGCTTGCTGTTTTTAGGCCTTAGGAGCGGGGTGGGTGGGttgagggcgggggggggggggtggtcgtaGGGACATTTCTAAAGCAGCAGTACAATGTACAAAAACGCATCCTTATTACCGTCACAGTGAATCAGGATATGCCGGTTATGCTAAGGAACCCAAATCGTTACATTACACAGTTTTCTTATCGTCACCATCATATAAACTCATTGTAATAATTGACTCTGCCAAAAACATAACAGTACTCTTAAAGTacctatatattatatttagcaATTAACTTTTTTTATAGCAATGTAGCTACTCGATCATTGTCACGTTAGGACGTAAAGGACTTAGTTTTCATGAATTTCATAAATTCGATGAATTTATTGAATCGCCGTTATAATACGTCTTACACTCCCCTAAAACATAAAACGTCAGTGGTTCTTGTAAATCTAATCATAGAAGAAGATCCACAAGAACTTTCCTATCCCAATTCTCAGTCgccctccaccccccctccccccacacataTTGAGTGAAATAAAAACCTGATACATAGCTAGTACCTATTATCAGCGCGTCTTTCATAGCACAACTCAACGGGCCATATGTGTATGTTCCGTTGCTAATGTTGTTCTATCGACCAAAAATACGGTATAACGATGTAATTATTGTTCCGTGAATTTTTCACTGAATTAAGTATCTTTCCTCTGCTTGTAATGAGATTCATAAGCTTAGGCTACATAATATATGTGCGCGGTTTAATCTCTAGATCGTTCTGTAACTGACTTGGACAGGTAGGAATTCCCCAACCGTGATGTGTTTAATGTTCTTATAACAGAGACAAGAAGACGAGAGGCGCGTGTTGAAACTGAATTCAAAACACCGTCAACCAATTAACAAAATGTGTCATCATATAAACAACAGCATCATTGCTTGCCTTTGATTGGATTCAACCAAGATAAACCATGCCTAACAGAACCGAAACGAACTGAACCAAACCGCCAAATCAAACCGAACCGTAAAGAACCGCACACAACCAAACCGAGACGAGGCAAAGAAAGCCAAAACCAGGCGGAAATATACCGGTGGTGACAAAATATCATAAAGGATAAGATGAATAAGTTACCTCATTTTAATGGCAACAAAGCGCTTCCGTAGATTCCTGCTGATTCTTGCTGAATTCATTTCAATAAACTGTTTAAGttaattttgagtaaagaacgTTTGCTCGAATTTCCAATCTATTGTATTCACATCAGTTTATTAAAAGCTATTGTAATGTATTCCATTGAGACATATTCAAATGGTCCTTGAGGCCAGTCAGAAGTGAGACGTTACGAACGGTTGATGGTATCTTGTCACGTGACTATGAGTGAGGCCTGCGCATTCTTATATCGAAGGACTCGACGTGAGGTCCTTAAGAAATGTAGTCTTCAGTATACCAACCCACAAGCTCGTCTCGGTAATAGCCTTACTATAAATCTTAAAGTAGTTGGTTGTTGATGACCACCTACTAACATTAAAGCTGTATAAGTTGCGTGTAATGTGCCACACTATGCGTGTAATGTACCATACTATGCGTGTTACGTTCCACACTATGCGTGTAACATATTAAAATGGTAAAGGAAATTTATCTATGGAGTCTGAAAATGCAATTTATTACGTAGGAACACACCACTGACACCGCACCAAGAACGATAATATTAGAGTAAGGACAAACTAGGTTCAAACATTGCTCTAAATTTATGAGGCAACAGTATTCTTTGTTGAGTTTACCGGTTGCAAACTCACAAATTCAGGAGATAATGTAACATGATTGCAAGAGGGTTGATTTGTACCCGGTTATGAGTAAATACGACACAGCTTGGTCAGAATACTTAAAATcagaatgaaatataattaatggAAAGGAAAAACATTATTAGCCTTTGATTTATTCTGATAGCATCTTGCCCGTCGTGGTCCTTCCGCCCAGCAGATATGCGTTAGTGCAATATATATTGGTAGTATGCTTCATTGGTATGTACTGACATAGTCGATGTCCATGGCATATGTACGTCTGCATATGATACTAGCATCGCGCTAGTGTATTTTTAAGGATTTGCCGCAGGTGTGGAACAGCGTTATACACAATATAGGCCTTTGTAGTATAGTACGAATGGGCATGCGTTATGAAGTATGTACATTACATATTTTGACTAAACACGGATATTTTCCTAATTTAGTGGAGGAAATTTAAAATTAACAGTAGTGAATCTAGTAGTAGGAACAGTTGAGAATTTCCCCATCGTTTTAGTAATCAAAATGTCCGCCATGCTGGGATAGTTTTATCGTTACTTCGATCAAATGACTTGATCGAGAAAAAAAACTCTTACATCTTGTGGGAAGTATGCATTACGTGTTGGCATCGGTTATAGCAAAGACAATAAACATATACTGCTTTAAGAACTGGATGTTAAGATGGGTCCACCCTTCCCCTTTAAGTCAgagttttgttttctgtggCAATCTACACTATCAGAAACATCTTAAAACAAGTCTCTTCATGTAGCGACTCCCGACGGAGCGATATAGGCCGTTAACGGTGCGTGGGTAGGCTTAGAATTAACTCCCTCTTTACGCGCACTGTGTGATTCTCAGACCGAAAGCCTATTGTGTTACAACCGGCGCGTATGTGCTGTGATGTTATCGCGACATTAACCTAATATCGATAACAGATTATCACAGTACCGCAGAGATTTCACTTAATGTGACATCAACTTCTTCTCCCCGAGAACAATGTTCAAGgtaacattaatgtttcaaACGGACTGGTTACAGTTTTATTAATTGGAACTATATACCACAGACTGATTGGGTTAAGATTATCGATACAGACTTATAATGAATTAGACATGATCGTCTATATAACAATTTAAGGGTTGGGAGAACTTTTCTTTATTGGAAACAGTTATATCGAAAGGTCGGCAGGCCACACACGCTCTTAGCTATTATAAAGGTTGAATGTATCTAAACTTTCAATTTTGGAATTACTGTGGAAACCGAGCTAACTGGATCAACAaaatgtgtttaaaaaaaaatatatttcggTATTGATCAGTTAGTAAGTAATATGTATGACGTTGGTAAGTGATATGTATAACGAGATCAGGCAAAACTTGGggttttatgaatattattacAGCTCAGTTAGCACCGCCTaatcgatgtgacgtcacataaaATTAGTCTATGCAACCTAACATCAATGTTCTATGAATGTTCCtaaaaatcaatttgaaaatattatattgaattcttacttcatttttgttttattcttgacATTGTGATTCCATTTTTAGAAAATTCGTTATCTCATTTGTTTAGCAATGATTTAAACAGGTGAACATTCCTTATTCGTTCGTTATTATCCATTTTTGCCTGCCTTGACTTTGATTGGTTAATTATATCTAAGATCATCGGCGGAATATTGGTCAAATTCAAatgtatgtgtaaaagtaagttggcctgacgtttcgatcctagcatgatcttcttcagaggctaaaaaatgtaatgtcatttaataatgacagttattgtaatcaaatgtaataaaatCAAATGTAATGTCATTTAATAATCACAGTTATTGTTCGTTATGTCAAGAAccaaaatcctttttttttttttttctatttccttTTCTCTGTATCCTCTCCCCGTCCCACCCCCACCTTCCCTCTCACATTCGTGTTAACTTTCCCCCTCACCTTCCCGCCGACCCACCCCGTCTAGTTGTAAGCTTAGCTTCTAGTAATGAAATGTATCGAATAAATAGAGTCAATTGTAAATTGATTAGATTAACcgaaaattaataaaaaatttaagaaaaagaaatttaaagaaaaatcttCTCCGCTACTTACCGCACGGCCTGCTTCATTATTATGCAACGTTATTAACGTTCTTATgtcatttcttttcctttgttgAGCATCCATAAATTCTTTAGCTTTTAAATATCCAAATTCTATATTATCACCGCATCCTCCCCATTCCCATGACTCATCGATGACCTCATTTTCACTATTCgttggttttttcttctttttggtaTTTCTCGGTCTGTCGGCACATCCACATTGGATGAGCTCACCCATGCTACACGCCTGTGTCACGGCATATGTTGCCCCAGCTGACGTCACGGCGTTCACAAACGCCGTTTCTCTGGTATCTGCTGATAGCAAaccagaaataaataaataaataaataaattaaaaaatatataaaaaagtagACAGAAATACAATTGTAAAGAAAATTAGATACGTGCCTTCCTACTTGTTAAAAATTCCCCAATCTGATTGACCGGTTGACATCAGCTGACAGTGACGTGAGGATAACATACGGCAAAATCACCAGCGGATTATTATAAGTTGCAAATAAGAAGTATTTCGGCAAGCTTAATATCGATCCCAGCTAGTTGCCTAAGCTAATTCAAAACATATGTTGATAATTAAAATGCCAACAACTTGTAAGAACAGTTACGAGTATTCAGAACCTGAAAACTAGGAAGCGGAAA encodes:
- the LOC139965018 gene encoding LOW QUALITY PROTEIN: protein Wnt-6-like (The sequence of the model RefSeq protein was modified relative to this genomic sequence to represent the inferred CDS: inserted 2 bases in 1 codon) — translated: MDWWRGVTGLVVFLVLPSNIIGLWWVVGSPLTFDRNAICRRSKKLKGSSSQRDICRKEPEIVEAVVEGTRLGIGECQYQLRYSKWNCSTVQNSVGKVLKQADTRETAFVNAVTSAGATYAVTQACSMGELIQCGCADRPRNTKKKKKPTNSENEVIDESWEWGGCGDNIEFGYLKAKEFMDAQQRKRNDIRTLITLHNNEAGRALIRLNMFRECKCHGLSGSCTLQTCWKKMPSFRRVGNLLKEKFNGAAKVTGGNNGEEILPEDSTIKAPMVDDLVYTTNSPDFCKPNRKXSVRWVPKEDGVTVLLSMWEDVIYCVAGEEPQSMNSPDKIRVVVGFIGVAMCSVTHV